The Hippoglossus hippoglossus isolate fHipHip1 chromosome 21, fHipHip1.pri, whole genome shotgun sequence genome contains a region encoding:
- the calcrla gene encoding calcitonin gene-related peptide type 1 receptor: protein MARRKMESIGRSWVVALILLCDVTQFFVEASMEVNETQHQHPTNVYHDMGQTRNQIVTAQFECYQKIMKDSANSRQEPLCNRTWDGWLCWDDTRAGVISEQHCPDYFQDFDPSEMVTKICTDAGHWFLHPESNRTWTNFTRCNEHTSEVRVTAMNLFYLALIGHGLSLTSLLVSLGIFFHFKSLSCQRITLHKNLFFSFVLNSVITIILLTAVANNQELVQRNPTSCKVSQFIHLYLFGCNYFWMLCEGIYLHTLIVVAVFAEKQHLMWYYLLGWGFPLIPATIHAVARSYYYNDNCWISSKTSLLYIIHGPICAALLVNLFFLLNIVRVLITKLKVTHQAESSLYMKAVRATLILVPLLGIQYVLLPYKPEGRVSSEIYDYIMHILMHYQGLLVATIFCFFNGEVQAVLRRHWNQYNIQFGSSIGNHSDALRSASYTASSITEVQGCYSIDGHSEHMNGKSCHDSDGSVLKSDSPLA from the exons ATGGCCAGAAGGAAGATGGAGAGCATCGGGCGGAGCTGGGTGGTGGCACTCATTCTGCTGTGTGATGTTACACAG TTTTTCGTGGAGGCGAGTATGGAGGTCAATGAGACTCAGCACCAGCATCCGACCAACGTCTACCACGACATGGGACAGACCAGGAACCAGATCGTAACTGCCCAGTTCGAGTGCTATCAAAAGATAATGAAGGACAGCGCCAACAGCAGACAAG AGCCCCTGTGCAATCGTACGTGGGACGGCTGGCTGTGTTGGGACGACACCAGGGCGGGGGTCATCTCAGAGCAGCACTGCCCAGACTACTTCCAGGACTTCGATCCTTCAG AGATGGTCACAAAGATTTGCACTGACGCCGGTCATTGGTTCCTGCATCCCGAAAGCAACCGGACATGGACCAACTTCACCCGCTGCAATGAACACACCAGTGAAGTCCGAGTG ACTGCGATGAATCTTTTCTACTTAGCCCTCATAGGACACGGACTGTCCCTGACGTCCCTCTTAGTCTCCCTCGGAATATTCTTCCATTTCAA GAGTTTGAGCTGCCAAAGGATCACGCTTCACAAaaacctcttcttctccttcgtCCTCAACTCTGTCATCACCATTATCCTGTTGACAGCAGTGGCAAACAACCAGGAGCTGGTTCAGAGGAATCCA ACGAGCTGCAAAGTGTCCCAATTCATTCATCTCTACCTATTTGGCTGCAACTACTTCTGGATGCTGTGTGAGGGGATATACCTGCACACGCTCATCGTGGTGGCCGTGTTCGCTGAGAAGCAGCATCTGATGTGGTACTACCTCCTCGGCTGGG GCTTTCCTCTCATCCCGGCGACCATACATGCCGTTGCTCGAAGTTACTACTACAATGACAA CTGTTGGATCAGCTCCAAAACGTCGCTGCTCTACATCATCCACGGTCCCATCTGCGCTGCTCTTCTG gtgaATTTGTTCTTCCTGCTGAACATCGTGCGAGTGCTCATCACCAAACTGAAGGTGACCCATCAGGCGGAGTCGAGTCTCTACATGAAGGCGGTGAGGGCCACCCTCATCCTGGTGCCTCTTCTGGGAATCCAGTATGTGCTGCTGCCTTACAAGCCAGAGGGACGGGTGTCCTCTGAGATCTACGACTACATCATGCACATACTCATGCATTACCAG GGTCTGCTGGTGGCCACCATCTTCTGCTTCTTCAACGGAGAA GTCCAGGCAGTTCTGAGGAGGCACTGGAACCAGTACAATATCCAGTTTGGCAGCAGCATAGGAAACCACTCGGACGCCCTGCGCTCCGCCTCCTACACGGCCTCCTCCATCACAGAGGTCCAGGGCTGCTACAGCATCGACGGCCACAGTGAACACATGAACGGGAAGAGCTGCCACGACTCAGACGGCTCCGTCCTGAAGTCAGACAGCCCCCTCGCCTGA